The genomic stretch GACATCCCAAAATTCAATGCATATGTAGTCTACATTCCTTCCTTGAGCCATTGTTGGAGATTGGAAGAGGTGTTGAGAAAGTATGTTTTTATGAGTAAGGATGGTGGGAGTAACAGGTGGATATTTTTGTGTGAGTTTTGGGGTTTATATAGATGTTGGGAAAGGGAAAGAAAATGGGAGTTTGAAGGTTTTTTTAGAAGGTTTTGGAAATGGGGGGAAGTAAATTGAGTTGGTGGATGTTTAAGAGTGAATTTGAGTGGGTAGAAGTTGGGAGGATGGAAGTTTAAATGGCAAAAGGGGAAAAATGTGGATTTTAGCATGTTCAAGGTTCATGGCGTACGCCATGAACCTGTGACGAATGTCATCCGTTTAAATTGGACGCCTTTAGGTTTGTGAGGCTCATGGAGAATACCATACCCCCCATTGTAGAACGCCATGGACCTTAAGGGTGCGTTTTAGGTGTATTTTATGGTCCATCTTGTATCTTAGTCcctgtcacaccccaattttgaccttgAATCGCCGATTCAAcacattcatcatagctattgcatatatacatagcataacatgcattccataccgcataatgcctagaataccagtcgaaataattttttcggatctacaggaaaaccggttgaattaatcgacggatgtgcgtcaaatcagtagacaaaatttttttaaatcaagcttgcaaacaccagttttattaatctatgttccgcgtagtttaatctggtatgctcgatttatttttcagctaatttttcggccactttttgatcagctcaagcctgtttaaccggtcaaaatttatttcaaaattaaaagaaacgctgtatttttccaataagtttatttcgcacGGATCATTTTGGTGgattcattttaatttttcgagcacttttgcGCCCGACCTTTATTCATTTTGAGACATTTTATTTTTATGTCTTTGTCAAAATGTtcgaaataaataaatagaattttctaTGTTTTTGTTTCTAATTAATTTTGGTTATTTAAACTAGTgtaattttatttgatttaacTTGTTTCAAAATTATTTTACACCAATAACACTCATTAAGGGCATTTTTGATATTTAGAAAATTATTACAACCCTAGTGTTCCATTATATATATTGTATATTTGATGATAACATAGGGGGGCTAGCAACCAATTGAAGAGGGCGGCGCACATGTCTCTCAATATTACAAAGCAACCAACCACATTGTCCATGTTATATTTATCAGCAAGCATTgaagaaaaaaggaaaaaaaaccAATGGGCACATGAAAAGTGGCACATCCCATCACTTTGAGGTTCTCTCTATTTTACAAAAGCTCATAATTTACAGAAAgttatttttttaaaaagaaatgtCATCTTCTTCAATCTATAGTAACTCCATTATCTCTACTACTCCATAATAATCTTCCCCCTTTACTTTTTCTTTGCGTTTTAGCTTCTAACATTTGTTATTTTCTGTGCTATTTTAGCTAATGCTTTAAAAGTGTTGTTGTTGGGATGTTGGATCTATAATTGTTGGTAAAAATACAAAGAGAGTTGTTGAAGTGTAGGATTTACTTTAAAATCTAGAAAATATATATATTCAAGATTTTTTTTAGTTTTATAATATATAtactttttaaaataataatatatatttatattttcGTTTTGACTATAAACATATATAAACTTTCCGTTTGCTTTCTTTTTCcaaaaaattatatatatttttgttttgTGAGTTTTATATACTGTTATGTTTATGTATATATTGTACATGCTTATGATATATATAGTTACTCTTATTTTTATAAAGTTTATATATACTGTAGATTTgtagttttatatatatatatttatatatatatatatatatatatatatatatatatatatatatatatatatatatatatatatatattgtggTAGTGTGTTCATATTGTTTTCATATTCTATTTTATTATAGTTTTATTTCGACTATGTAACAATGAAGATTAATTGTGAGCATCACATGTGTGTGTTGtatttatctttttattttttcaatttgTTTGAGTTGATGTAAAAATATTGTGACACTAttgtaataataataatgtgaTTGATTACTGCTGCTTTTATTTCATTGCGTTGCGACTTCGaagttaaaattcaatttaacttttGGAAATCGTTTGGACGCATAGATTTTGCTCAGCTTCTTATAGAGTGGTTCTTACAAGAATCCACTCTAAGTTAGATTAGAGGTAAATTCAGTTTGCTCTCGATTTCGGTTGACTTTCAGTCCtgtggcttactcttgggccttcttacaatgaacTATTTTCTTTTTGCATGCTCGCATTTACTTGTCTGTATTTTAATTACCCTCAAATtatttcaaaccattttcatacgtgaatctgaagaaaaagattacctggatgaaatatccagtcgtaatcccgaatgctaggtccaagttgtaagagcttgtgagccataagtgttcgtcttctcttcaaaacacttgtaaatatgcaaaccattttcataagtaaaaactgaagaaaaagattaccctggatgtaatatccagtcgtaatcccgaatattaggcccaagctgtaagagcttgcaagccatatatatttgtcttctcttcaaaatatttgtaaatattgAAACTTCTTTTCTCAGTAAGTTGGAAGAAACAGACTACCTAGGTGGAATATCCACACGTAGTCCCaagtattagacccaagctgtaagagcttgcaagtcacaagtactcgtctttcaaactccaaaatacttaattcctatcttaacccctttcaataaaaatggaaatggaacatggtggataccgcgcactcctgagattaagacTCGAGGTGGATGCCTCACCCATCTTAGCTCTCGtcatcatttaaaattgtcaatgcggtttcttcaaaccctttctcaatcaaacctcaaaacacttaatctttattaaataCTTTTTCCAGTAAGATagaaatggaacgtggtggataccacgcactcttgagtctaggattcgagatggatatctcgctcatccaagttcttGCCATCACCCAAAAATACATCCAAcaaatcaaactctttttttctCGTCGGCGTGCGATTAATaaaaaaccattttcataaacgaaagacatcttgtcttgagatgatgcaaagcaatgcttcggccacaattgttgagttgagataagtgacgtttttccgaatgttgatttgtaaatccattcgatgtgtggtatacgtctGCTCCTCgtctgttttgggtaaaataatgttttcttcgattaatacaatatagctttcgctaaaatcgacaaacaaacaaacattttctacccataactacgtaagtcttgagttctctattgagatacgtaggagcaggattgcgaaatcttgtcaggcccattaataaaaaacttaggtttagtctttcgtcgaaaatccaaaaatattctcctttcttctattctttttttcccacctaataactttaaaagcctaacatttcaactaacactaacaCACATAACTAACataatggttcccgttgagtacaacggacgtgaggggtgctaataccttccccttgcgtaatcgactcctgaaccctgatttggttgcgacgaccataatcattgtcgttttgtcttgggttttatcgatatttcccctttcctttttaggaataaataaagtttggtggcgactctgttcagtccatcatgcgagcgtgcgattgcgcttcgcttaagtcgtgttctcatttttcgaggtgcgacagtCCCCACTCAAGGCATTATGACGCTTAGTCTTCATTAAATTTTACTGAAGGAATAAAAATACTTACAGAAAAAATGATTAGATTGAATCAAAACTAAAAATAAAGAAATAAGATTCAAAGATCATGAAAAAAAGAATTttgtgggttgcctcccacacaACGCTTTGTTTAATGTCATTAGCTTGATGGCTCAGGAGTGCAAGCACTCATGTTGGTCCTTTAGAGAATGACTCATAGGTTAAACTTTTAATAATATTTGTTTTCCATGGCCGCTTATCAAGTCATTTCTCATATCCCTCACCTTTTCTTTTCTTCCTCTTGCAGGGTGGTTCATTCTTTTGAACTTGTGGGGATGGTTCTGGCTCTATCATGAGTATCAGCTTTTCAGGTTTGGGTTTAATTCCTTCATCTACCACCTCAAAGGCTAACCTTTCTCTTTTAACATAAACGATTCCCCTAGTTTCATGGTCCTCTAATTTTCTCTTTTTATGCAGGACCTCATACTAAGGTGCATTTATATGGATATTTTCCAATACCTCCACATACCTTTTGGATTGGGAGTCTACCTTAGCTTCCACAAAACTTTGAGGGAAAGGAATCGATGGGTTATAGGGAAGAGGAACAACATAAATCGCTTCTTTATCTACCTCTTCGATAACCTCCCTTTCGGGTGGTGTCGGTGGACTTTCCTCACCAGAACTCTCCTCAACTTCGTTATTACTCTCATTAGGACTTTCGATTTGTTTTTCACTACTGGTAGCTACAACGTCCACATGTTTCCTAGGGAAGGGTCCTAGAGGTGTATGTGCAAGcagggagatttgagtctccaatgcCTTTTTGTGAGTCTCGAGGGACTCGACCACAATGTTTAGTTGCCTAAGGATTTCATTATATGGAGACTTTGTTTTCTAAACTCTTATTTTGGAGAGTTTGTGTCACAATAAAGCACTCCATCATATATTTTAGCCTAGAGATAATGTGTCGCTAATCCTCCATTAATAATTCGAGGATGTATTTATGGGAATCTTGTTGTTCCTCAAAATACTGAGAGTGGTAATTATAGAGAAAAACTGGGTTATCCATCTACCTAGGATTAAAGTAATTGAAACAAGAGTGTCTTAGTCTacccgacaacgacgccaaaaacttgatgtgATGTTTTCCTTCTCTTTGATGCTTTCCACAAGTGCACGGAATGTATCGGGGTAATATAAAAGGTTATCGAACCTACATAGAATAATAGTCAATCTTATTGCTAATCACTGTTGCTATATAAATCTAAGACTAATCAGATTTAGATAAGAAGGAGAATTAAAGCAGAAGATAAAGCAAATGGATTCAAAATATTTAATAAATGGAGACCGAAATGTGATTTTCGGGGTACCTTCAGGACTCAGATAAATGTGGACACTTCGTTTTGCTTTAAAATATTTTTTCGGAggaaatatttatttaaaaacaCTGCCCACTTTCGCGCAGCCCGTGTTATACTTCGAAACCGTACAAGTCATGTTGTCGCTCCATATGATACAATTTCGAAACAATTTTTGAAAACTGATAAGTCCTTAATAATTTCTAAAGCGCTGTCACTgtttttagaaattaaaaaaatccattttttatTGATCAGACACCTGTCTCACACTGTCGCACTACTGACCAATATCTGAGTGTTTTCGCTTTCACATAAAactttttaatttaaaaacaaaaaattcagaaccgaaaaaataaattaatattaaaaattaGCGTCGATAAAGTCTACTGAGTCCCGTCAGAACGACGGTCCTCACATCCCGGGCTCAAGGAGCTTAGCCGGACATATTGGATATGTGAACAAGCATAAATAATGTATGAATGACAGTAAGAAAATTATACACATTCTTGGAAGTAGTAATAGAAATGGAATATAAATTGATAATTAAAATTGTAAGACAAGATTAATAGCATATAAATTTAACAATTAAAATAGAAACTAAGTAATATTAAATGCACTTTAGTAAAAATGGCATCTAAAAGCTTCAAATAATAACAATGGCAGTAATAAATAATTGGGAGAGAAAGTAAATTAAACCTTAAAATTAAACTGCAATTTGCTCCAAACGGAGTCCTTAATTCGGTACAGGAAACAAAACCTTGTTGGAAATTAAATGCTGGAATATAAACTTGCTTCAAAATAAACACCAAGCCTAACACTAATTTTTGCAACAATTCCTCTATGTGAGAAATTGAAACTTTTAAGAACTGATATATGTGCCTGACTATGATTGGCTCTTGGAAACCTAAAAAATATGGCTTTATATACTGCTCCAACTAGTAGAAAATGACCAGAATTCGTGCTAAGGAATTGAGAGAAAAATAATTGAAATGGGAGAAACTCATTCCACACAGCTGTGATTTTTCAGCTCCTAAAGCCCATGGCAGACGCCATGGCCTCATGGCGATCACCATGAGTATTAACATTGTGAACGTAGACTGACTGAGGGTCATGGGGAATGACATGCCCCTATGGCGAACACCATCAATTCCAGGGCCTATTTTTCTACATTTTCTACAAGGTGGGTGGCGCCTCATGGCTGCCACATCATGGTGAACACCATGGAGGTCGCCACCAATacattttcttcatttcttctTTGTTTTTAGTCATTTTTGTCCCGTTTTCTCGCGTACTGACTCCTACCTATAAAGTACTTGAAATACAGACAATATGCCAACATAACACAATAAAAAAAGGAATAAAAGGAACTAAAATGACGTGCATATTGAGTCGGAAACGTGATACGTTTCATGGTTATCAAACTCCCTCATACTTgaacctttgcttgtcctcaagcaagcTGCTACACACATGTAAAGCTTTAAAAAATGCAGCATTTATAATGTAATGACTAAAGAATAATAACATTCAATTACTCATACTCGGCTACACACTCTATTTCGGTTAAGATTTCTTTGATAGATACTAAtttgcacactaaggatatcgtaaTGACATAATTCCGCAATTGTGCGGTCAAAAGCCTCACTCCTATACAAACCAATTTGAATCATGTTATTATGCTTAAACCCAACTTACTCATTCTCTTTTTTCGCCTTCTTTCATTctagtgcaatcacattaagcaTGTTATCCTTTCACACTCATAGTAGGAATATCTGTTAGAGACTTTGatcttatttttcattttctttttcacGCACTTTGGCTCAACTTATTTATTAAATTGAAGGATTAGATACCATTGGACTAAATGACTTGGCGAGGGTCACTTATCTTAGAAGGATAATTccattttattcattttttcttttaagttttgatcattcacttatttgcatcaaCTTCCCTATGTAGTGTGTGTTTAGGATGGTACTGACAGCTAAATAAACTAATTGACTATTAAAGAATGAAAATTCAAGGCTATGGACATAATAAGTACTCATATCGATCTCCATATTTGGGAGACCTAAGGTGTTATAGCGATACTAATTTTATACAGTTTTCCCAAATCTCCTCAATCTAACTTGAATTTCATCTATATAGTCAAGATACTTTCAAATCATGCAATAAATTTCTAAGTCTTATAAAggaatttttttttgttatggctcaagagATGGGAGAATCTACAAACAACAAGAAACCACGCATAAAACCTTTTTTGTTGTAGTGCTAAAAGACTAAGAAGTTTTTATAGGAGTTGTGTTGTGATCAATGatgtgttttattttatttatttaagagTGTAATTCTCTTGTGGAATTATTTTGTAAAAGACTTAAAAGGTTGCAAGCAAAACTTAATAAAAGCTTGTTTGTAAGACTGAAAAGACTGAAAAGCCTATATAAGAATTGTGTTGGGGCAATACAATTGTGTAATTCATAAATTTTCATAACCATCAATTTTTATTTATTGCACTTGTTTCATCCACCAAAACATTATGGTGATTTATGTATCTTTTTCTATTAAGGAGCACATAAATGGCCCAAAAAGTACCATCTTACCATCATCGTTATCATCATTTTCATCGAATTCTCTTATAATATAATTTTGTAACAATATTTAGGTCCTTTTATCTTTTGTTTTGTTCTTTTGATGTTTATACAtatttgttttattgtttttatAAGTATGTATTATAACACCCCAATTTTTAATCGGgtaatttatttaattattggtGTATTTTATTCGTTATACTTGAATTTTGGTGTTTTTCGATAATGTAGGGATATTTTTGTAATTTAATATTGGGGTTATATAATTAGagagtagaaaaataaaataaaattatgaGGTCATTAGGAATAATTGgttatattttttttgtaataAGTTGAAATGGTAGAAAATTAAGGAATTTTGAGTAAATATTTATTTGAATTACTCTCCCTTTGTCCCAAAATAAGTGTCATAGTTGATCATTTCACACAGATTaagaaaatataataaatgaaAGAGATAGAATAATATGTTTACCAAACTATCATTGTTTATTATTGGTGTATTTGAATTATCATAAATGCAGAGTGTGAGAATAATAAATTGAGAGTATCAATTTGAGGATATAACTAGAAGATAAAAAATAGAATTGCATTGGAAACTAAAAACGACGTTTATTTTGTGACAAATAATTTTACATGATGCGACACTTATTTTGGGACAGAGAGAgtaatatttatttaaattagGGATGACAATGGGCAGGGTTTGGGCAGGGCACTATAATACCCATCCCCATACCCGCGATTTAAAAAAATCCCCGTGCCCGAGCCCCATACCCGCTTGGGTGCCAAAGTTAGCACCCGTACTTGTGCCCCATGGGTATGTAAGTATCCATACCCGTATCCGTGATACACAttcctattaaaaataaatagatcaattataaaatatcatataattttaagcttttaaaaatatttaaaaaatttcaaataatttatTGTTGGAATAAACGAACACTTATATTAAATATGTAATGGCTTAACATTGATATACGTTTTATAATTGATAGACATGCATTTTTATATAACaatataaactaaaatatataaataaaaataaaaatgcataaatATATAGTGTGCGGGTATGGGGCGGGCTGGGTACCAAGGTGCACATACCCACACCCGTACCCGCTTTTTTTTATGGGTAATTACCCGAGCCCATGCCCGTACCCATTTTTACGGATTTTTACCCTACCCGTTATGGGTAAATTTGCGGGTGTCCATTGGGGATGAGTCAAATTGCCATCCctaatttaaattaaaaatttgttaaatttaaataataatttaagAAAAAATTGAGAGTGGGGAAAGAAATTAGAGTTTTTAATAAAATTTTAGGGTTAAGGTGTAGTAATGAAATGTTGTGTGGAAAGTTGAGAATTTGTCAAAACCTATTAGGTTATTTAAATAGAAAAGTTAGAATTGAAAGAAAGGATGATATATGAAATTGGGAAAAACATAGAAGCGGATAGGAAACCCTACGGAGAGCTCTAGGAAGGAGAAGTAGCAACGTAAACTAGAAACTCTGCAATTCCAAGGTAAAATGAGGGAGAATTTTCTCATTGATGGGTGACTTAGACAACCAAGATTGTGAGGGTTCCTTACCCTCTCATCAACGCCTTAGGGTAATGTAATTTTCCCTTATTTCCTACGATTTATGTAATTTTGGCCAAATAAGATTTGGGCAAAACCTTATTTGTACGATTGATGAATCTGTTTGTTTGTATGAGGTGCTCTGAGACCCAAAGGGGATTTGGGATAAATCCCCTACGGCCTCTAAAGTGTTGTTGTTTGATCATATTTTAGACTTGGGTTTCGTCCGAAAATTCGAGCGACTCTTGAGTCATTTAATTTCCCTAAGATTTTCTGTCGCCATAATCAAATGTGTTTTCCTATTTTTTTCTAGAATTGTAACCATTTTACCAAAAAAAAATCCAGATCCCgtaaaactatttttttttttcaaaattgaggctttttcataaaaataaaataaaaaatcagaaaatttcacaaaaatgaaaaatcaggacattttcgaaaaaaaattgaaaaaatagTTAAGGGTCGCCGGTCGCTCGATGCTTGAGCCAATGGAGTCAGTCGGCGCGTCGGGCTGCTGCGGCCAAAGCCACGCCGCAGATCGGCATCGGTGGCGGCGCTTCAGAGATGGAGGTCGTGCAGCGGTGGACGGAGCCACACTGAGTGTCAGTGACATCGACAATCAGCGACCGATCGTGGGATGGTGTCATAACACTGGGTTACGCTGGACGGTGATAGCCAGGCTATACTAAAAGGCAGCGGCTAGGCCGCATCAAAGGCGGCGACCCGTAGTTTTCGAGGGCCGCATGATGGGTGTAACAGCGACGTTCGACAATTTTTCGACGACGACATTCAATTACAATTTTGTCATCTAAATAAAAAATTTCTATATTTTGTTTGTAATCACATAGTCCATAAACcatattaatatattttattacgCTTTATGTTTATAGAATTTAGAACGCCAAAATCTATTCAACAAATATAAACAACTCTACAAAATTTATGCATGAAATATAATtctaaaaaataaattgaaataatataaaaaaaagttaaaataGTCTGTTGGTCCCTGTAAGTTAGCGAATTTTTGATTTTGGTTCATGTAATTTTTTTTTGAGTCCTTATATCTCACTTTTTGTGTTGGTTTTAGTCCCTAAAGTCAAAATCCGCAGGAAACTCAATAAGTTTCTTGCAGGTTTTATCTTTAGGGACTAAAACCAACACAAAAGTGAGATATAGAGACTCAAACAAAAAAAAGATGTAAAGACCAAAATCAAAAACTCGTTAACTTACAGGAATCAAAAGGCTATTTAAACctataataaataaataaatatttttgtccattagaaaattaaataaaaaatatatatttatgaTATAAAATGgaatatttatatttattatacattagataaaagaaagaaaaaaacataaaaataataattttaagAAATTAATACAAAAAAATATAGAAAAAGATATAGTTATTACTTAGAAACTATTATATTAGAGATTCTTCGTTTAAAAAGAAATTTGTATATATAAATCAACTATTCAATTCATTATTTCTTAAATTGTagtatttaaaaataataaaatttcGTAAAACTGCTACAATATAattatatacataatagtcttaatacaATATAAATTGAAATTAATTTCATATAAAATTCATTAATAACTTTGATTTTAGAAATCACATTAGTGTATGGATATTCAATTGCGTAATTTATAGcttttttatttttgaaaaaaaaaacaaattggGCCAGAATTTACTGCTTTTGGAAGAAATTATTTATATTATGAAAAACCATATGGGCCTTAGGCCCATTGGTTTTTCCCCATCACCCGATTCTGCAGAAACCCTAGTTGTATTATGCGCTTGCTCATTTTCCTCCCTGCGTATGTGATAGAAACTTATATCTTTGAACTTTTTGTTTTTCCTAAGGATGTAGTTGCGCATCATCCCAATGTTGTTTCTAGGGGTGTAAGCATTCTCATTGTTAATCATATCAACAAGTTATTTTTTTCTAAATCCATCTCTAGTTTGTCATACCCGTTATCGATCGTGAGTTCAATAGCCATTTTAATCGCCATCGCCTCAGCCGCTAAGAGATCTTTTTCGCCAGCTAAGCTCCAACCTATTTCCTCCTTTATATCATTTTCCTTATTTAATAGCTTCGAGTACCCATCTTCCTTCGATTCGGAGGCTCACACCGGTGTGACACTGACCTCGATGGTTATGTTTGAGGTATATGCTCTCGTTCATTGGATCTTTTCCTTTGCGATTATTCTTATGTGTACCTTTTCTATTATTATGTTCCATCTTCTCAGTCACATGCATGTTATTTATGATGTAGGTACCCCTCAATTCCTCAATCTTCGCCTTTATATGGGTTAGCTTGGCCCTTTGCATGTGGTGGTTTCCGTTTCCTAGAGCCCAGTCCTTCGAAATAAGG from Lathyrus oleraceus cultivar Zhongwan6 chromosome 7, CAAS_Psat_ZW6_1.0, whole genome shotgun sequence encodes the following:
- the LOC127108242 gene encoding uncharacterized protein LOC127108242 isoform X2 yields the protein MRLLIFLPAYVIETYIFELFVFPKDVVAHHPNVVSRGVSILIVNHINKLFFSKSISSLSYPLSIVSSIAILIAIASAAKRSFSPAKLQPISSFISFSLFNSFEYPSSFDSEAHTGVTLTSMVMFEVPLNSSIFAFIWVSLALCMWWFPFPRAQSFEIRLLWWLFSLLMHPCMSYLLFLSGEFSLLLDPIVGVSSQFGSSCSYLGYSPPQSVAPIFQAVLITTSTFSLSLRSLLVEETSVHVPFS
- the LOC127108242 gene encoding uncharacterized protein LOC127108242 isoform X7; the protein is MRLLIFLPAYVIETYIFELFVFPKDVVAHHPNVVSRGVSILIVNHINKLFFSKSISSLSYPLSIVSSIAILIAIASAAKRSFSPAKLQPISSFISFSLFNSFEYPSSFDSEAHTGVTLTSMVMFEVPLNSSIFAFIWVSLALCMWWFPFPRAQSFEIRIPLLVSPLSLVALVHILAILLLRSIFEKPFGGRN
- the LOC127108242 gene encoding uncharacterized protein LOC127108242 isoform X6, whose product is MRLLIFLPAYVIETYIFELFVFPKDVVAHHPNVVSRGVSILIVNHINKLFFSKSISSLSYPLSIVSSIAILIAIASAAKRSFSPAKLQPISSFISFSLFNSFEYPSSFDSEAHTGVTLTSMVMFEVPLNSSIFAFIWVSLALCMWWFPFPRAQSFEIRLLWWLFSLLMHPCMSYLLFLSGEFSLLLDPIVGVSSQFGSSCSYLGYSPPQVYL
- the LOC127108242 gene encoding uncharacterized protein LOC127108242 isoform X1, with product MRLLIFLPAYVIETYIFELFVFPKDVVAHHPNVVSRGVSILIVNHINKLFFSKSISSLSYPLSIVSSIAILIAIASAAKRSFSPAKLQPISSFISFSLFNSFEYPSSFDSEAHTGVTLTSMVMFEVPLNSSIFAFIWVSLALCMWWFPFPRAQSFEIRLLWWLFSLLMHPCMSYLLFLSGEFSLLLDPIVGVSSQFGSSCSYLGYSPPQSVAPIFQAVLITTSTFSLSSFFWLVFKHFELFGTLCYPSSYFDHHS
- the LOC127108242 gene encoding uncharacterized protein LOC127108242 isoform X3; amino-acid sequence: MRLLIFLPAYVIETYIFELFVFPKDVVAHHPNVVSRGVSILIVNHINKLFFSKSISSLSYPLSIVSSIAILIAIASAAKRSFSPAKLQPISSFISFSLFNSFEYPSSFDSEAHTGVTLTSMVMFEVPLNSSIFAFIWVSLALCMWWFPFPRAQSFEIRLLWWLFSLLMHPCMSYLLFLSGEFSLLLDPIVGVSSQFGSSCSYLGYSPPQSVAPIFQAVLITTSTFSRSIFEKPFGGRN
- the LOC127108242 gene encoding uncharacterized protein LOC127108242 isoform X5 produces the protein MRLLIFLPAYVIETYIFELFVFPKDVVAHHPNVVSRGVSILIVNHINKLFFSKSISSLSYPLSIVSSIAILIAIASAAKRSFSPAKLQPISSFISFSLFNSFEYPSSFDSEAHTGVTLTSMVMFEVPLNSSIFAFIWVSLALCMWWFPFPRAQSFEIRLLWWLFSLLMHPCMSYLLFLSGEFSLLLDPIVGVSSQFGSSCSYLGYSPPQSVAPIFQAVLITTSTFSSDFLYC
- the LOC127108242 gene encoding uncharacterized protein LOC127108242 isoform X4, which translates into the protein MRLLIFLPAYVIETYIFELFVFPKDVVAHHPNVVSRGVSILIVNHINKLFFSKSISSLSYPLSIVSSIAILIAIASAAKRSFSPAKLQPISSFISFSLFNSFEYPSSFDSEAHTGVTLTSMVMFEVPLNSSIFAFIWVSLALCMWWFPFPRAQSFEIRLLWWLFSLLMHPCMSYLLFLSGEFSLLLDPIVGVSSQFGSSCSYLGYSPPQSVAPIFQAVLITTSTFSRSFLVLLVGL
- the LOC127108242 gene encoding uncharacterized protein LOC127108242 isoform X8, with the protein product MRLLIFLPAYVIETYIFELFVFPKDVVAHHPNVVSRGVSILIVNHINKLFFSKSISSLSYPLSIVSSIAILIAIASAAKRSFSPAKLQPISSFISFSLFNSFEYPSSFDSEAHTGVTLTSMVMFEVPLNSSIFAFIWVSLALCMWWFPFPRAQSFEIRIPLLVSPLSLVALVHILAILLLSRWHLFSRLF